One genomic region from Flagellimonas oceani encodes:
- a CDS encoding phytase: MRKIFIPVLAAVAMVSCKQGSKLPAIAPDVITEKTPNDTDDPAIWINPDDASKSIVFGTDKETTGGIYAFDLDGKIIKEKSITGIQRPNNVDLEYGFQLNDSVAVDVIAFTEREKQQIRLFSVPDMKPLDGGGFPVFEDETDVEQRLAMGISLYKSLKDSSVYAIVGRKIGPSGSYLYQYKFESDSTGVSANLVRKFGSFTGGKEIEAIAVDNEMGYVYYSDEGECVKKYYAEPSMGNEELACFGGELFLDDIEGIAIARYANGEGYIIVSDQQRGQFNIFSRKDNSFIKAVNLSTLETDGCDVVTVPLNDTFPNGLFAAMNDEKNFYFYDLNKALDLK, translated from the coding sequence ATGAGAAAAATATTTATTCCAGTTTTAGCTGCTGTTGCCATGGTTTCCTGTAAACAAGGAAGCAAATTACCGGCCATAGCACCGGACGTAATTACAGAAAAAACCCCGAACGATACCGATGATCCCGCTATTTGGATCAATCCTGACGATGCATCAAAAAGTATTGTGTTCGGAACCGATAAAGAGACCACAGGTGGTATTTATGCTTTTGATCTGGACGGAAAAATCATCAAAGAAAAATCCATAACCGGAATTCAACGGCCCAATAATGTGGATTTGGAATATGGCTTTCAACTGAACGATTCCGTTGCTGTTGATGTTATCGCTTTCACCGAAAGGGAGAAACAACAAATTCGCTTGTTTTCCGTACCCGATATGAAGCCTCTTGATGGTGGTGGTTTTCCGGTGTTCGAGGATGAAACCGATGTGGAACAGCGTTTGGCCATGGGCATCAGTTTGTACAAATCCCTGAAAGATTCATCCGTGTACGCCATTGTAGGAAGAAAGATTGGGCCGAGCGGCTCTTACCTATATCAATATAAATTTGAGTCGGACAGCACAGGGGTTTCCGCCAATTTGGTGCGCAAATTCGGTAGCTTTACGGGCGGTAAAGAAATCGAAGCCATCGCCGTGGACAACGAAATGGGCTACGTCTACTATTCCGACGAAGGTGAATGCGTGAAAAAGTACTACGCGGAACCAAGCATGGGCAACGAGGAGCTGGCCTGTTTTGGAGGTGAGCTGTTTTTGGATGATATTGAGGGCATTGCCATTGCCAGATATGCCAACGGAGAAGGTTACATTATTGTGTCGGACCAACAGCGTGGTCAATTCAATATTTTTTCCAGAAAGGACAATAGTTTTATAAAGGCAGTAAACCTATCAACCTTGGAAACCGATGGTTGTGATGTGGTCACCGTACCATTGAACGATACGTTCCCAAATGGCCTTTTCGCAGCCATGAACGATGAAAAGAATTTTTACTTCTACGATTTGAACAAAGCGCTGGACCTGAAATAG